GATTTCAGATTTCACTTTTCTCAGTTAACTCAAAAACGACCATTTCCGAAAAACCACCACCGACATCCCGTCCCTCACTCAGCTCACTCGTGTAACGTCTGCGCTTTTTTCGTCACAGATCTACGTGAGGGCTCAGTTTGAGTATGACCCGTCCAAAGACGAGCTCATCCCCTGCAAAGAGGCCGGCATCCGCTTCCAGGTGGGCGACATCATCCAGATCATCTCCAAGGACGACCACAACTGGTGGCAGGGGAAGCTGGAGAACACCAAAAACGGCACGGCGGGCCTCATCCCGTCGCCAGAGCTGCAGGAGTGGTGAGTGGGAAAATACACAGATTTACAGATTTATTCTGGCGTTAACTCTTTGAGGCACTTTTCCTTAAATAATGGAGGTTTAACTTCCACTGGTCCAGGAACAAAAGTTACTCGccaaagtaaaaattacaataatttacttttttcatttttttttcccaaatgcaGAATTCAAACGGATATAATGTTCTGTCAGGGCTGATATGGTGgtgaaaaacctggaaagtcatggaattttcaAGTAGCGATTTACAAGATTTAcaagttttgaaattaaaactaaatataccccagaggttttggaaaagtcatgaagctttgtttcacaaacctgggggaaatttgaaaaacagatattttcagtttttacagtttggggaattttttaatcaaatcagacaattttttttttcaaaaataacccaaaaatgtggcttttttcaTCAAATGATGTATTGTATTTAGGGCTGggtgatgtggaaaaaaagtcttatcatgatcatttttttcatactaGTCGGTGGTGCCGGTGTCTCCCGTCGGTGTCTCCGGACGTCCCTGTCTCCACCGGTGACATCGGCTTAATAAT
This region of Plectropomus leopardus isolate mb unplaced genomic scaffold, YSFRI_Pleo_2.0 unplaced_scaffold25467, whole genome shotgun sequence genomic DNA includes:
- the LOC121966670 gene encoding peripheral plasma membrane protein CASK-like, which produces MSVKIYVRAQFEYDPSKDELIPCKEAGIRFQVGDIIQIISKDDHNWWQGKLENTKNGTAGLIPSPELQEWRVACIAMEKTKQEQQASCTWFGKKKKQYKDKYLAKHNAGTPCTHTHTHTHTHS